The following proteins come from a genomic window of Myroides odoratus DSM 2801:
- the pstA gene encoding phosphate ABC transporter permease PstA, with protein MQLNKFKLSSIIEWGTLVGTTLIVCFFLVVILLEIVTKGAGSISWEFISSVPKEGMTKGGILTPIIGTVLITLITALFSIPFGVCCAIYLNEYAENNWLTRIIRAAIRNLSGVPSIIYGLFGLALFVQTLQLGTSLLAAGLTLGLLSLPYIITTTEEALMQIPNSTREAALAVGATKFETIKDVVIPSAVPGILTGVVLTLSRAAGETAPILFTGAAFYISDTNGYINQEFMALPYHLYMLSTQHQSIDEVRPIAYGTALILILVVFLLNLSAFYIRYKFRKNEN; from the coding sequence ATGCAGCTTAATAAATTTAAATTATCTTCTATCATCGAATGGGGAACCCTAGTAGGAACAACACTTATTGTATGCTTTTTTCTGGTTGTCATCCTCTTAGAAATTGTAACGAAAGGTGCTGGAAGTATCTCGTGGGAATTTATTTCTAGTGTTCCCAAAGAGGGAATGACAAAAGGAGGAATCCTAACCCCCATCATAGGAACAGTTCTCATTACGCTCATTACTGCTTTATTCAGTATTCCGTTTGGGGTATGTTGTGCCATCTACTTGAATGAATATGCAGAAAATAATTGGTTGACGCGTATCATCCGTGCTGCTATTCGAAATTTATCTGGTGTACCATCGATCATTTATGGGTTATTTGGATTGGCTTTATTTGTACAAACCTTACAACTAGGTACGTCTTTATTAGCTGCGGGATTAACCCTAGGCTTATTATCCCTTCCTTATATCATCACAACAACAGAAGAGGCCTTGATGCAGATTCCCAATAGTACAAGAGAAGCAGCTTTAGCAGTAGGTGCAACAAAATTTGAAACCATCAAGGATGTTGTAATCCCTTCTGCGGTTCCAGGAATTTTAACTGGTGTTGTCTTAACCTTATCTAGAGCCGCCGGAGAAACCGCTCCTATTCTATTTACGGGAGCAGCCTTTTACATCAGTGATACCAATGGATACATCAACCAAGAGTTCATGGCTTTACCGTATCACTTGTATATGTTATCTACCCAACACCAATCTATTGATGAAGTAAGACCCATTGCTTATGGTACTGCTTTAATCTTGATCCTTGTGGTGTTTTTATTAAACTTAAGCGCATTTTATATCCGTTATAAATTCAGAAAAAATGAAAACTAA
- the pstC gene encoding phosphate ABC transporter permease subunit PstC, whose product MKYKVRISLDIAFKYIFKATGLLVLCLLGGILALLIYNSFSFFMDVKPLDFITGMEWNPTAKNPAYGMLPLILSTTLVTFGAMLIAIPLGIGTAAFISEYAGTRLKNILKPAIEMLAAVPSVVIGFLGIVVVSPGLADMAGLPNGLNALNGAILLAVMALPTIITIAEDAIHAVPKTYKEASYGVGATKWQTLRKVIIPAAAPGIISAIMLGVGRAIGETMTVLMATGNAALIPTGFFDSVKTMTATIAIEMGEVPYQTTHYYGLYALATVLFFMTLIANLVGEYFINRLRKYHAA is encoded by the coding sequence ATGAAATATAAAGTTAGAATTAGTTTAGATATTGCCTTCAAATATATCTTCAAAGCAACAGGTCTTTTAGTTCTGTGCTTATTGGGTGGAATTTTAGCCTTGTTAATTTACAATTCTTTTTCCTTCTTCATGGATGTGAAGCCGCTTGATTTTATCACGGGAATGGAATGGAATCCAACCGCTAAAAATCCAGCGTATGGCATGTTACCGCTCATCTTGAGTACGACCCTCGTAACTTTTGGAGCCATGTTAATTGCGATTCCTCTGGGGATAGGTACTGCAGCCTTTATCTCTGAATATGCGGGGACTCGTTTAAAAAACATCTTAAAACCTGCAATTGAGATGCTAGCCGCTGTACCTTCAGTAGTTATCGGATTTTTGGGTATTGTTGTCGTAAGTCCAGGTTTAGCAGATATGGCGGGATTGCCGAATGGGCTAAATGCTTTAAACGGTGCTATTTTACTCGCTGTTATGGCTTTACCCACGATCATCACAATAGCAGAAGATGCGATTCACGCCGTTCCTAAGACCTATAAAGAAGCGAGCTATGGCGTTGGGGCTACCAAATGGCAAACCTTGCGCAAAGTCATTATCCCTGCTGCTGCACCTGGAATCATCTCTGCTATTATGCTAGGTGTAGGTCGAGCGATTGGAGAAACCATGACTGTGCTTATGGCAACTGGAAATGCAGCCTTGATTCCAACGGGATTCTTTGATTCTGTAAAAACCATGACCGCTACGATTGCCATCGAAATGGGAGAAGTTCCCTACCAAACGACACACTACTACGGATTATATGCTTTAGCTACGGTTCTATTCTTTATGACCTTAATAGCCAATCTTGTAGGAGAATATTTTATCAACCGATTAAGAAAATACCATGCAGCTTAA
- a CDS encoding substrate-binding domain-containing protein, with protein sequence MKGSDTEVNLAVNLAEKYTEVDANFSIAISGGGSGIGITSLLNGQADIANSSRPLSDKEIQQFEDKKIKVRTVIFAEDATAFVVHKDLPIDVIDLETLAKIMKGEITNWNQLTSVDLPINIYGRQSSSGTHSFIKKKLKIEFSNAAKEMTGNAQILEGIKTDKSGIGYVGAGYISHESATNPTVKILSIKETPTSTAYSPIDSHAINNSLYFFQRPLYQFILEDSWEKVKPFIDFENSPMGKQLIKEHGYYIIERPQNEI encoded by the coding sequence ATGAAGGGATCGGATACAGAGGTGAACCTTGCGGTAAACTTAGCAGAAAAGTATACAGAAGTAGATGCCAATTTTAGTATTGCAATCTCTGGAGGAGGCTCAGGAATCGGAATTACTTCTTTGTTAAATGGTCAAGCGGATATTGCGAATTCTTCTCGCCCTTTGTCCGATAAAGAGATTCAACAGTTTGAAGACAAGAAAATCAAAGTACGCACTGTGATTTTTGCAGAAGATGCCACCGCCTTTGTTGTTCATAAAGACCTTCCTATCGATGTGATTGATCTTGAAACCTTAGCCAAAATCATGAAAGGCGAAATCACCAACTGGAATCAACTGACCTCAGTCGATTTACCTATTAATATTTACGGGCGTCAAAGTAGTTCGGGAACGCATTCTTTCATCAAAAAGAAACTCAAAATAGAATTTTCCAATGCTGCCAAGGAAATGACGGGAAATGCTCAAATCCTTGAAGGAATTAAAACCGATAAATCGGGAATTGGCTATGTTGGAGCGGGTTATATCTCTCATGAATCTGCTACGAATCCAACGGTAAAAATTTTAAGCATTAAAGAAACCCCTACGTCTACGGCTTATTCTCCTATTGATTCACACGCCATCAACAACAGTTTATACTTCTTTCAACGCCCTCTTTATCAATTTATTTTGGAAGACTCATGGGAAAAGGTAAAGCCATTTATTGATTTTGAAAATAGTCCAATGGGGAAACAACTCATTAAAGAACACGGGTATTACATCATAGAACGACCACAAAATGAAATATAA
- a CDS encoding sensor histidine kinase, translating to MEIWKDPSVLIFYLIVILLFIIVFTFLFFLLHQKSLKKILDTELKRSKAEILHQKNIVKISVDAQEEERKRIARIIHDDIGNRIHILSVWLNNPEAWQSERAKDIILKQLPALSEATRTVSHALYPVDVEHIGLIATLEEMAVNVSASLNVQLVISHFYHTPPLAMEIQIYRIIQEFLNNVLKHAQASQMQIHLRSTEQYLAILLADNGKGFKLTEVKKGMGLHNIEARIQVIQAAFKWKSTEGKGSQLLILISKQ from the coding sequence ATGGAAATATGGAAAGACCCCTCAGTTTTAATTTTTTATCTGATTGTTATTCTTTTATTTATTATCGTCTTTACTTTCTTGTTTTTTCTTTTGCATCAAAAGTCTTTGAAAAAGATCTTAGATACAGAATTGAAAAGGTCAAAAGCAGAGATTTTACATCAAAAAAATATAGTAAAAATAAGTGTAGATGCACAAGAAGAAGAGAGAAAACGTATAGCGAGGATCATACATGATGATATTGGCAATCGGATTCATATTCTTTCTGTTTGGTTAAATAACCCAGAGGCTTGGCAGAGTGAAAGAGCTAAAGATATAATACTAAAACAATTACCAGCTTTATCAGAAGCTACGCGAACAGTTTCGCACGCTTTATACCCTGTGGATGTAGAGCATATTGGACTGATTGCTACGCTAGAAGAAATGGCCGTTAATGTATCCGCTTCGTTAAACGTACAACTTGTCATCTCACACTTTTATCACACACCACCTCTTGCAATGGAGATACAGATTTATCGAATTATTCAAGAGTTTTTGAATAATGTGTTAAAGCATGCTCAGGCTTCTCAAATGCAAATTCACTTGAGAAGTACGGAGCAATATCTTGCTATTTTACTAGCTGATAACGGAAAAGGTTTTAAGCTCACGGAAGTAAAAAAGGGAATGGGCTTGCATAACATAGAAGCTAGGATTCAAGTCATTCAAGCTGCCTTTAAATGGAAAAGCACTGAAGGAAAAGGAAGTCAACTACTTATTCTAATTTCAAAACAATGA
- a CDS encoding response regulator transcription factor — protein sequence MKQKIKIALIDDELLFLEGLILLLSGIDTLSIVSSANKGPQFVTNLKNLPADTFPDLIMIDLQMEPMNGLELIELVKETYPHLKIIVLSSHYKQLMFGHMIKMGVSAFLPKNASKGLLLEAIEKVHETGIFLTKDDHQMLLNYVRDNPKNQKLGLSVSLSDREIEVVQLICREFTNQEISDQLFISKRTVESHRQRILEKIGAKNTVGIVIYAIAHAIYTPQTLF from the coding sequence ATGAAACAAAAGATTAAAATTGCACTAATTGATGATGAACTTTTATTTTTAGAGGGACTCATCTTATTGCTATCCGGTATAGATACGCTATCCATCGTAAGTAGCGCAAATAAAGGACCTCAGTTTGTAACGAATTTGAAGAATTTACCAGCAGATACTTTTCCTGATTTGATTATGATTGATCTTCAAATGGAACCAATGAATGGTTTAGAGCTGATTGAACTAGTTAAAGAGACTTACCCTCACCTCAAGATTATTGTCCTTTCGTCTCATTATAAACAACTTATGTTTGGACATATGATCAAGATGGGCGTATCTGCATTTTTACCTAAGAATGCCTCTAAAGGACTACTCTTAGAAGCAATTGAAAAAGTACATGAAACAGGAATTTTTCTAACCAAAGATGATCATCAAATGCTTCTCAATTACGTAAGAGATAACCCGAAAAATCAGAAGCTAGGCTTATCTGTTTCTTTATCTGATAGAGAGATAGAAGTGGTACAATTAATTTGTAGAGAATTTACAAATCAAGAGATTTCCGATCAACTTTTTATAAGTAAACGTACAGTAGAAAGTCACCGTCAACGTATTCTTGAAAAAATAGGTGCAAAAAATACGGTGGGTATTGTAATCTATGCTATTGCTCATGCTATTTATACGCCTCAAACTTTGTTTTGA
- a CDS encoding PLAT/LH2 domain-containing protein, whose product MSTYKFKIKTGDEVYAGTDSNIFLILKGNKLSSREVRLNGYITGNAFERNQTDKFEIPFEDFGGDCGKIYELAIRSDCKYMGSDWLLSDIKVERVAKEETNLNTPSTFKYDQWIKDKGTKTLSISDTVKSKYVVVNSTEVCKRVPLFVPSKSKYNKVLTEEFEYSISKSEINTIEVTTEIKTEIEVHHKSESKAEFEVVEKLAKGSSNVVNEAILKMMFNKKIFESKINEYKYNETRKFTTKDEITIDNSSSEKTKNCEVLYYVTKTETYTLVDGIFILNFKANTSYDFGGVRDLETNKMLIETPIHMLYENLLLKERYIGDPARHHLHIGIKMPHYKEGNNKSTQIGIGYYEDYKQESLQAVIDYLHTRNEKESGRNACIAWCEDQLENLQ is encoded by the coding sequence ATGAGCACTTATAAATTTAAAATAAAAACAGGAGATGAAGTTTACGCAGGGACAGACTCCAATATTTTCCTTATTTTAAAAGGAAACAAATTGTCTTCCAGGGAAGTACGATTGAATGGCTATATCACGGGTAATGCGTTTGAAAGAAATCAAACCGATAAATTTGAGATTCCTTTTGAGGATTTCGGAGGAGATTGTGGAAAAATATACGAATTAGCTATCCGAAGTGATTGTAAATATATGGGTAGCGATTGGTTATTATCTGATATCAAAGTAGAAAGAGTAGCAAAAGAAGAAACCAATTTGAATACGCCTTCTACATTTAAATACGATCAGTGGATTAAAGATAAGGGTACTAAAACGCTTTCAATAAGTGATACTGTAAAATCCAAATATGTCGTTGTTAATTCAACAGAAGTATGCAAAAGAGTACCTCTTTTTGTTCCTTCTAAAAGTAAATACAATAAAGTGCTTACGGAGGAATTTGAATATAGTATTAGTAAGTCAGAAATTAATACGATTGAAGTAACTACAGAAATCAAAACAGAGATTGAAGTACATCACAAATCAGAATCAAAGGCTGAATTTGAAGTGGTAGAAAAGTTAGCAAAAGGGTCTTCCAATGTTGTTAATGAAGCCATTCTAAAAATGATGTTCAATAAGAAAATATTTGAATCTAAAATTAATGAATACAAGTACAATGAAACGAGGAAGTTTACAACCAAAGATGAAATAACAATTGATAATTCTTCTTCAGAGAAAACAAAAAACTGTGAAGTGTTATACTATGTGACAAAAACGGAAACATATACTTTGGTTGATGGTATATTTATTCTGAATTTTAAAGCGAATACATCTTATGATTTCGGAGGAGTAAGGGATTTGGAGACAAATAAAATGCTCATAGAAACCCCTATTCACATGCTATATGAAAATCTACTTTTAAAAGAGAGGTATATAGGTGATCCAGCAAGACACCACCTGCATATAGGGATTAAAATGCCACACTATAAAGAAGGAAATAATAAAAGTACTCAAATTGGTATTGGATATTATGAAGATTATAAGCAGGAAAGCCTTCAAGCTGTTATTGATTATTTACATACAAGAAATGAAAAGGAAAGCGGCCGAAATGCTTGTATCGCTTGGTGTGAAGACCAGTTAGAAAATTTACAATAA
- a CDS encoding WG repeat-containing protein encodes MKHFLLLFLLTCLNTPLSAQSNDRWTAFYDQDSLHIGYKDKNGVIKIEPKFMGHTHANVFDHIIAVSEETDAGWENYYLTKEGMRVGRDSLHIFDNGADCESEGFIRFRDSKTDQVGMFNSKGDIAIPAVYSDLTRVRNGMIVGLKGAEKKYWSAGEHAACNHFSWSGGQEVLLDTLNNVLVENFSYDHTLNFYSLEKTKTPPADTNRKVFLGKDGWYYSFMDFETEFRQWLINDLFVDLTEEKLIQASYDTMMWESTEGWANTEKEAFIRANFPVLKKELLAITQPNCEYFISKDGLNPFMFEGAEFDPYFNNCREAKDWEYPTLTIVVSHRDKKKFTQNHFEFLRTNEGYKLISVTIRNEQVKG; translated from the coding sequence ATGAAACATTTCCTTTTGCTATTCCTTTTAACCTGTTTGAATACTCCCTTATCGGCTCAAAGTAATGACAGGTGGACTGCTTTTTATGATCAGGATAGTTTACATATTGGTTATAAAGACAAAAATGGGGTAATTAAAATTGAACCTAAGTTTATGGGACATACACATGCAAATGTCTTTGACCATATTATCGCCGTATCAGAGGAAACAGATGCAGGATGGGAAAACTATTACTTGACGAAAGAAGGGATGCGTGTAGGTCGAGATAGTTTGCATATTTTCGACAACGGAGCAGACTGTGAAAGCGAAGGTTTTATTCGGTTCAGGGATTCAAAAACAGATCAAGTAGGGATGTTCAATAGCAAAGGAGACATTGCTATTCCTGCAGTATATAGTGATTTAACGAGAGTAAGAAATGGAATGATTGTCGGATTAAAGGGAGCCGAAAAAAAATATTGGTCTGCTGGAGAGCATGCAGCGTGTAACCATTTTAGTTGGTCAGGAGGACAAGAAGTATTACTGGATACGTTGAATAATGTCTTGGTCGAAAATTTTTCGTACGATCATACGCTTAATTTTTACTCCCTCGAGAAAACGAAAACTCCTCCTGCGGATACTAACCGAAAAGTGTTTTTAGGAAAAGACGGATGGTATTATTCGTTTATGGATTTCGAAACCGAATTTAGACAATGGTTGATCAATGACTTGTTTGTCGATTTAACGGAAGAGAAATTAATACAAGCGTCTTATGATACGATGATGTGGGAATCAACCGAAGGATGGGCAAATACTGAAAAAGAGGCGTTTATTCGCGCTAATTTTCCAGTACTAAAAAAAGAGTTATTAGCCATTACCCAACCCAATTGCGAGTATTTTATTTCTAAAGATGGACTAAATCCCTTTATGTTTGAAGGCGCCGAGTTTGACCCCTATTTTAATAATTGTAGAGAAGCAAAAGACTGGGAATATCCTACCCTGACGATTGTGGTTTCACACCGTGATAAAAAGAAATTTACCCAAAATCACTTTGAGTTTTTACGAACAAATGAAGGATATAAATTGATTAGTGTAACCATCAGAAATGAGCAAGTAAAAGGATAG
- a CDS encoding lipocalin family protein, with product MKKMFSFLLVFVLLLGMSSCKEQEATKGYEIENLIGKWELASAKIYDREAKFLSDTSPKNEMGCEPLTWIFTADQIEIHTYTGKDEEGHCMEEVIRLSYTLQNSTIHTIDDTGVKEEMLITHLTEDEFAFMTSLPNPIDDKANAIKYTEITCKRVK from the coding sequence ATGAAAAAGATGTTCTCCTTTTTGCTAGTATTTGTATTGCTTTTGGGAATGAGTAGTTGCAAAGAACAAGAAGCAACTAAAGGCTATGAAATAGAAAATCTAATTGGTAAATGGGAATTAGCATCGGCTAAGATTTACGATAGAGAGGCAAAGTTTTTAAGCGATACTAGTCCTAAGAATGAAATGGGCTGCGAACCGCTAACGTGGATTTTCACTGCAGATCAAATCGAGATTCACACGTATACAGGAAAAGATGAAGAGGGGCATTGTATGGAAGAAGTTATTCGCTTAAGCTATACCCTGCAAAACAGCACCATCCATACGATAGACGATACAGGGGTAAAAGAAGAAATGCTCATTACCCATTTGACAGAAGATGAATTCGCTTTTATGACTTCCTTACCTAATCCTATAGATGATAAGGCTAATGCTATTAAATACACGGAAATTACGTGTAAGCGCGTGAAGTAG
- a CDS encoding GNAT family N-acetyltransferase, which produces MNIRKEEIKDYDDVFKLIENAFKDEELSDHQEQFLVERLRKSESFIPELSLVAEMDNQIVGYILLTKIKIINVNFEETISLALAPVAVLKKYQGRGIGGQLIVKAHKIAKDLNFNSVILLGHENYYPKFGYEMSNKYSIKLPFDVPDENCMLIELTENALKNINGIVEYPKEFYE; this is translated from the coding sequence ATGAATATCCGAAAAGAAGAAATCAAAGATTATGATGACGTTTTTAAACTTATTGAAAATGCGTTTAAAGATGAAGAACTTAGTGATCATCAGGAGCAGTTTTTAGTTGAACGTTTAAGAAAATCTGAATCCTTCATCCCTGAATTATCTCTTGTTGCTGAAATGGATAATCAAATTGTTGGCTACATTTTATTGACGAAAATTAAAATTATAAACGTAAATTTTGAAGAAACAATTTCTTTAGCACTTGCTCCTGTGGCTGTTTTGAAAAAATATCAAGGCAGAGGAATTGGTGGTCAATTGATAGTAAAAGCTCATAAAATTGCAAAAGATTTGAATTTCAATTCGGTGATTTTACTTGGGCATGAAAACTATTATCCAAAATTCGGTTATGAGATGTCAAATAAATATAGCATAAAGCTACCTTTTGATGTACCTGATGAAAACTGCATGTTAATCGAATTAACTGAAAATGCTCTGAAAAACATAAATGGAATTGTGGAATATCCGAAAGAATTTTACGAATAA